The following coding sequences are from one Desulfuromonas sp. window:
- a CDS encoding BON domain-containing protein, whose amino-acid sequence MLTDLIIRKKAEIAIASLPDVEAHHLHIASEKGNVAVTGHIHSEKERQAVLAAIDNVEGVKKVSEYLKVIEYRTYPSEH is encoded by the coding sequence GTGCTGACAGACCTCATCATCCGCAAAAAGGCGGAAATCGCTATCGCCTCACTGCCCGACGTGGAAGCCCACCATCTGCACATCGCTTCGGAGAAGGGGAATGTCGCCGTCACCGGCCACATCCACAGCGAAAAGGAGCGCCAGGCGGTACTCGCCGCCATTGACAACGTAGAGGGGGTCAAAAAGGTTTCCGAGTACCTCAAGGTCATCGAGTACCGAACCTATCCCAGCGAACACTGA